One Natrinema halophilum genomic window carries:
- a CDS encoding ABC transporter permease: MGPVRDSPVRSISAYIGGVSSRTARIARWEVSRSAGTVDRKTAVALVVIVFVVGTAGFSAADAGLGLEQEIYVVGVDGDSRYYDAAVYSEQFRPVPLETIDTDADAGSTVDVVVSRNGRLEPVGDNGKAAADEFRGAVEAYNAKLMNEESDRDAAYPVLVSLEYQDRDLDGATVSSGGSESNGGADSAGDGTTSRSDGTAGDGSETGRDGKGALDGDDSDGRLQVPGVGGSSTTGTAPGTPGTIAPPFPFESLVLAFLFVVPMNFVIQAYGSTIMDERINRRGELLLVSPASRHEIVAGKTLPYLCGLVGIVVAIAIAIGGGPLAVAAVLPIALLFLASMFVGAMLARSFKELTFVTVTISVSLTTYTFIPAVFTDVHSIALISPLTLVVMDLQDESVRIGEYLFSTAPFYLSAAVCFLIGVGVYREEDMFTQKPIPTKVVDAIASRIHGRRSIPLLSILFIPFVFASQLLAVALLFVVPRFIAVPLIIVVAATVEEFAKSIHVYAGFARSRFDATLRTAAVVGALSGGGFFVGEKLTHVVQFVGLRELPVGTAAFGPPVSSDPLVALAVLLAPLALHVVTAVISALGAIRGRTGYAAGLLVATLVHAAYNLGVVLFVA, translated from the coding sequence ATGGGCCCAGTCCGAGACAGTCCGGTGCGCTCGATCAGTGCCTACATCGGCGGCGTCAGCTCACGTACGGCTCGCATTGCCCGCTGGGAGGTGTCCAGAAGCGCCGGCACCGTCGATCGGAAGACGGCGGTCGCACTCGTCGTGATCGTCTTCGTCGTCGGGACCGCGGGATTCTCGGCCGCCGACGCGGGACTCGGATTGGAACAGGAGATTTACGTCGTCGGCGTCGACGGTGACAGCCGGTATTACGATGCCGCCGTTTACAGCGAGCAGTTCCGGCCGGTCCCGCTCGAGACGATCGATACCGATGCCGACGCGGGTTCGACCGTCGACGTAGTAGTCAGTCGAAACGGCCGGCTCGAGCCCGTGGGAGATAACGGCAAGGCCGCTGCCGACGAGTTTCGCGGGGCAGTCGAGGCCTACAACGCGAAGCTGATGAACGAGGAATCCGATCGGGACGCAGCCTATCCCGTCCTCGTCTCGCTCGAATACCAGGATCGGGATCTGGACGGGGCGACGGTTTCCAGTGGGGGGAGCGAAAGCAACGGCGGGGCGGACAGTGCCGGGGATGGAACCACGAGTCGCTCGGACGGAACCGCCGGTGACGGAAGCGAGACCGGACGTGACGGCAAAGGCGCACTCGACGGTGACGACTCGGACGGTCGGCTTCAGGTTCCCGGCGTCGGTGGCAGCTCGACGACGGGGACGGCACCGGGGACGCCCGGGACGATCGCACCGCCATTTCCGTTCGAGTCGCTCGTGCTTGCGTTCCTGTTCGTCGTTCCAATGAACTTCGTCATACAGGCATACGGAAGCACGATCATGGACGAGCGGATCAATCGGCGGGGTGAACTGTTGCTGGTCTCTCCGGCGTCACGACACGAGATCGTCGCTGGGAAGACCCTGCCATATCTGTGCGGGCTCGTCGGCATCGTGGTGGCGATTGCGATCGCGATCGGCGGCGGACCACTCGCCGTCGCAGCGGTGCTTCCGATCGCGTTGCTCTTTCTGGCCTCGATGTTCGTCGGTGCGATGCTCGCACGCTCGTTCAAGGAACTCACGTTCGTGACGGTGACGATCAGCGTCTCGTTGACGACGTATACGTTCATTCCGGCGGTCTTTACCGACGTCCACTCCATCGCGCTGATATCGCCGTTGACGCTGGTCGTAATGGACCTTCAGGACGAATCGGTCCGGATCGGCGAATATCTGTTTTCGACCGCGCCTTTCTACCTCAGTGCAGCCGTCTGTTTCCTCATCGGTGTCGGCGTGTACCGCGAGGAAGACATGTTCACACAGAAGCCGATTCCGACGAAGGTCGTCGACGCGATCGCGAGCCGTATCCACGGCCGTCGGAGTATTCCGTTGCTATCGATTCTTTTTATCCCGTTCGTCTTCGCGAGTCAACTGCTCGCCGTCGCCTTACTGTTCGTCGTCCCGCGGTTTATCGCGGTGCCTCTGATCATCGTCGTGGCTGCAACCGTCGAGGAATTCGCAAAGAGCATTCACGTCTACGCTGGCTTCGCGCGATCGAGATTCGACGCGACGCTCCGGACTGCCGCAGTAGTCGGCGCACTTTCCGGCGGGGGCTTTTTCGTCGGCGAGAAACTCACCCACGTCGTCCAATTCGTCGGCTTACGCGAATTACCGGTCGGCACAGCAGCATTCGGCCCTCCAGTCTCGAGCGATCCCCTCGTCGCCCTCGCGGTATTACTCGCGCCCCTCGCCTTGCACGTCGTGACGGCCGTTATCTCGGCGCTCGGAGCGATTCGCGGGCGGACGGGGTACGCCGCGGGTTTGCTCGTCGCGACGCTGGTTCACGCGGCCTACAATCTGGGGGTGGTCCTCTTTGTCGCGTGA
- a CDS encoding SRPBCC family protein: protein MTRVRTTQTPDGRRLEVSTVLSAPAADAWDAIVDTRRWQEWSPIVLGVETTDRRIRTGTTGRVRLPGVWVPFRITSCTDRRWTWRVSGIPAAAHRVDDLRDGRCRIAFELPIHQSGYAPISLRSLERLEALLESEETGRER, encoded by the coding sequence ATGACTCGAGTCCGGACTACGCAAACGCCGGACGGTCGCCGCCTCGAGGTCTCAACCGTTCTGTCCGCCCCCGCAGCCGACGCCTGGGATGCAATCGTCGATACGAGGCGATGGCAGGAGTGGTCACCGATCGTTCTCGGCGTCGAGACGACCGACCGCCGAATTCGAACCGGGACCACCGGTCGGGTGAGACTCCCCGGCGTCTGGGTCCCGTTTCGGATCACCTCCTGTACGGACCGACGGTGGACCTGGCGCGTTTCGGGGATTCCGGCCGCCGCCCACCGCGTCGACGACCTCCGCGACGGCCGCTGCCGGATCGCGTTCGAACTCCCGATCCACCAGTCAGGATACGCACCCATCAGTTTGCGGTCCCTCGAGCGCCTCGAGGCATTGCTCGAGAGCGAAGAGACGGGCCGAGAGCGATGA
- a CDS encoding formate/nitrite transporter family protein, whose product MSDRDPPDQRRVKHDSSDQHREDHRSTGQEPVREAVERSRSGAPAVGAVVRDRFSSDEIFQRIVAAADEEITAGSRELFFSGLAGGFAITITFLLYASLTASTGADPILSTLLYPLGFIYIIIGGYQLYTENTLPPVALTLERLASVPALLRHWTIVLAGNFTGGGLGAIALSWGGVFNDEAAAAALKLAEKGVATPWWSLFSKAAFAGLIVAGVVWIVYASRDTISRFVAVYMAFLAIPLGDLFHVVVSFTEMVYMVLAGELAVFVGITEFVLPVLLGNTIGGIVLVTVVNYFQTSERRLESARFEGADRQLTIREWLLGGYVGRSYVPLIDTAETRAGDDHAYRILVPLSNPRTESAIVDFACTLASGRENAIVHAVHVVQIPSRASMRYDARRTERIVTESDERMAGVRQRADAYDVDCETSTVVSHRSFEDVFATAEREQTDLVLLGWGGDRPWSTGRAERRIDELTRDLPCDFLILKDRDLDTSRVLLPTAGGPDSDLSAEVARTLQVKSGADVTLLHVVENRDDRESGEQFLAEWAGEHDLEGATITVDDSGDVEGAICRAAADHPLVLIGATEEGVLSRLLRDSLHMDVVNEVDSSVLLAERPTDRSVLDRLFGRW is encoded by the coding sequence ATGAGTGATCGCGATCCACCCGACCAGCGTCGAGTGAAACACGATTCGTCCGACCAGCACCGAGAAGATCACCGTTCGACCGGTCAGGAACCGGTCCGAGAGGCAGTCGAGCGCTCCAGAAGCGGCGCACCGGCGGTCGGTGCGGTCGTTCGCGATCGGTTCTCCTCCGACGAAATCTTCCAGCGGATCGTCGCCGCGGCCGACGAGGAGATCACTGCCGGAAGTCGCGAACTCTTCTTTAGCGGCCTCGCCGGCGGTTTCGCGATCACCATCACGTTTCTTCTCTACGCATCGCTGACGGCGTCGACCGGCGCCGATCCGATCCTGAGCACGCTTCTGTATCCGCTCGGTTTCATCTACATCATCATCGGCGGCTACCAGCTCTATACGGAGAACACGCTTCCGCCCGTTGCCCTGACCCTCGAGCGACTCGCCAGCGTCCCCGCGTTGTTGCGACACTGGACGATCGTTCTGGCGGGCAACTTCACCGGCGGCGGCCTCGGTGCGATTGCCCTCTCCTGGGGCGGTGTCTTCAACGACGAGGCGGCAGCCGCCGCCCTGAAACTGGCCGAAAAAGGGGTCGCGACGCCGTGGTGGTCGCTGTTCTCCAAGGCGGCGTTCGCAGGTCTGATCGTTGCGGGCGTCGTCTGGATCGTCTACGCGTCCCGGGATACTATTTCGCGATTCGTCGCCGTTTACATGGCCTTCCTCGCCATCCCACTGGGGGACCTGTTTCACGTCGTCGTCTCCTTTACCGAGATGGTCTATATGGTACTGGCCGGCGAACTCGCCGTTTTCGTCGGCATCACCGAGTTCGTACTGCCGGTTCTGCTCGGGAATACGATCGGCGGAATCGTGTTGGTCACCGTCGTCAACTACTTCCAGACGAGCGAGCGCCGTCTCGAGTCGGCCCGTTTCGAGGGGGCCGATCGACAACTGACGATTCGGGAGTGGCTGCTCGGGGGCTACGTGGGTCGTTCGTACGTTCCACTGATCGACACCGCCGAAACCCGTGCGGGCGACGATCACGCATATCGCATCCTCGTTCCGCTCTCGAACCCGCGAACCGAGTCGGCGATCGTCGATTTTGCCTGCACGCTTGCCAGCGGTCGCGAGAACGCGATCGTTCACGCCGTCCACGTCGTCCAAATTCCCAGCCGAGCGTCCATGCGATACGACGCCAGGCGGACGGAACGGATCGTCACCGAATCCGACGAACGGATGGCGGGAGTCCGACAACGGGCCGACGCCTACGACGTCGATTGCGAGACATCGACAGTCGTCTCCCATCGCTCGTTCGAGGATGTCTTCGCCACGGCGGAGCGCGAACAGACCGATCTCGTGCTACTGGGTTGGGGGGGCGACCGACCGTGGAGCACCGGTCGTGCCGAGCGTCGTATCGACGAGTTGACCCGCGACCTCCCCTGTGACTTTCTCATCCTCAAGGACCGAGATCTGGACACGTCACGGGTGCTCCTTCCGACGGCCGGCGGGCCGGACTCAGACCTGAGTGCTGAAGTTGCGCGGACGCTGCAAGTAAAATCCGGTGCCGACGTCACTCTCTTGCACGTCGTCGAAAACCGGGACGACCGCGAGTCTGGCGAGCAGTTCCTCGCCGAATGGGCTGGGGAACACGACCTCGAGGGCGCGACGATCACCGTCGACGATTCCGGCGACGTCGAAGGCGCCATTTGCCGCGCGGCAGCGGATCACCCGCTCGTTCTCATCGGTGCGACCGAAGAGGGCGTGCTATCACGACTCTTGAGAGACTCGCTTCACATGGATGTTGTCAACGAAGTCGACAGTTCAGTCTTGCTTGCCGAGCGACCGACCGACCGCTCAGTCCTCGACCGACTGTTCGGTCGCTGGTAG
- a CDS encoding ABC transporter permease — protein sequence MSREDVRDRPDEPNRLRSDTDSDNSSHRGPNPPARSDGGTESGSWRARWAVARRELGSLRSEKTIILALAIQLFIAAFSSFLVVGLVSLYDPGAVNNYQTAVAVTGEDADTLLAVANERDGITAEHYGDRGAAYESFEAGGVSAVLDAHRNDDGRLSVRVTAPEEGIRTTLLVVQLRDTLEHVERVERERNAEAGRLERAPLPVPAEVGASPYVGFTYTVLLPLLCFLPVFISGSIVVDSLIEERQRGTLELLRVAPLSLADVVDAKLLTMAALAPVQAIAWFLLLTINGTSIAVPAALVVLVATLALLVVTVGVAVALVAPDRRQAQLVYSVATVGALVVSTVLPEHPANTVAKFAIGNPTRTTWGLLATYCLLAVGAFLAVRWSIGRLDPDSL from the coding sequence TTGTCGCGTGAAGACGTTCGCGACCGGCCTGATGAGCCAAACCGGCTCCGTAGCGACACCGATTCCGATAACTCGAGTCACCGAGGTCCGAACCCGCCGGCGCGCTCGGACGGCGGTACCGAATCGGGTTCCTGGCGGGCGCGCTGGGCCGTCGCTCGGCGCGAACTTGGCTCGCTGCGTTCCGAGAAGACGATCATTCTCGCGCTAGCGATCCAGTTGTTCATCGCGGCGTTCTCCTCGTTTCTGGTCGTCGGCCTCGTCTCGTTGTACGATCCCGGCGCGGTCAATAACTATCAAACAGCAGTTGCCGTTACCGGTGAGGACGCCGACACCCTGCTCGCGGTCGCAAACGAACGGGACGGAATCACCGCCGAGCACTACGGGGACCGCGGGGCCGCCTACGAGAGCTTCGAAGCCGGCGGGGTATCCGCCGTCCTCGATGCGCACAGAAACGACGACGGCCGACTCAGCGTCAGGGTCACCGCACCCGAAGAAGGAATCCGGACGACGCTCCTCGTCGTGCAACTCCGCGATACGCTGGAGCACGTCGAGCGCGTCGAACGCGAACGAAACGCCGAGGCCGGTCGGCTCGAGCGGGCACCGTTGCCGGTTCCTGCCGAAGTCGGAGCGAGTCCGTACGTCGGCTTTACGTACACCGTTTTGCTTCCGCTGTTGTGTTTCCTTCCGGTGTTCATCAGCGGGTCGATCGTCGTCGACTCGCTGATCGAGGAGCGCCAGCGGGGCACCCTCGAACTCCTTCGGGTCGCGCCGCTTTCGCTCGCCGACGTTGTCGACGCGAAGTTGTTGACGATGGCCGCGCTCGCACCCGTACAGGCGATCGCCTGGTTCCTCCTGCTGACGATCAACGGTACCTCGATCGCGGTGCCTGCTGCACTGGTCGTACTGGTGGCCACACTGGCACTGCTAGTCGTTACCGTCGGGGTCGCAGTCGCACTGGTCGCTCCGGACCGGCGGCAGGCCCAGTTAGTCTATTCAGTCGCCACCGTCGGTGCGCTGGTCGTCTCGACCGTTCTTCCCGAACATCCCGCCAACACGGTCGCGAAATTCGCGATCGGCAATCCGACGAGGACGACCTGGGGTCTGCTTGCCACGTACTGTCTGCTTGCAGTTGGCGCGTTCCTCGCCGTCAGATGGAGTATCGGTCGGCTCGACCCTGATTCGCTTTGA
- a CDS encoding pyridoxal phosphate-dependent aminotransferase, protein MTFELSDRVQAVPPSGIRRFFEIAEERDEVISLGVGEPDFATPWAARDAAITSLEQGKTSYTANRGKRELREAIADYVADRFDLGYAPDEEILVTAGASEAVDLAFRAFVDPGDTVAIAQPSYISYEPGVIFAGGDVLPVPTREEDDFRLTVEGLEQAGAAEADVLVLCYPNNPTGAIMPADDLEPIAEFACEHDLMVLSDEIYAELTYDGDHTSIASFDGMRERTIVFNGFSKAHAMTGLRLGYALGPADAIGAMNKIHQYTMLSAPTTAQYAAIEALDSCASDVQEMVDQYDRRRRFVLSRFREIGMDVFEAKGAFYCFPEVPEGFTAEEFAEEVLREQGVAVVPGDVFGEGGAGHLRISYATGLEDLRNALNRIEAFVGNRN, encoded by the coding sequence ATGACGTTCGAACTGTCAGACCGCGTGCAAGCGGTTCCGCCGTCGGGAATCCGACGGTTCTTCGAGATCGCCGAAGAACGCGACGAAGTCATCTCACTGGGCGTCGGGGAACCGGACTTCGCGACGCCGTGGGCGGCCCGCGACGCCGCGATAACGTCGCTCGAGCAAGGAAAAACCTCCTACACGGCGAACAGGGGCAAGCGCGAACTCCGCGAGGCGATCGCCGATTACGTCGCCGACCGATTCGACCTGGGATACGCTCCCGACGAGGAAATCCTCGTCACCGCCGGTGCGAGCGAAGCCGTCGATCTCGCCTTCCGAGCGTTCGTCGACCCCGGTGACACGGTTGCGATCGCTCAGCCGTCGTACATTTCGTACGAACCCGGCGTGATCTTCGCCGGCGGAGACGTATTGCCGGTCCCGACGAGAGAGGAAGACGACTTTCGGCTTACCGTCGAGGGCTTAGAGCAGGCCGGTGCGGCCGAAGCGGACGTGCTGGTCCTCTGCTATCCGAACAATCCGACGGGTGCGATCATGCCCGCCGACGACCTCGAGCCAATAGCCGAGTTCGCCTGCGAGCACGATCTGATGGTGCTCTCGGACGAAATTTACGCGGAGCTAACGTACGACGGCGACCATACCTCGATCGCGAGTTTCGATGGGATGCGCGAACGGACCATCGTTTTCAACGGCTTCTCGAAGGCCCACGCGATGACCGGCCTTCGACTCGGGTACGCACTCGGACCTGCCGACGCCATCGGTGCGATGAACAAGATTCACCAGTACACGATGCTCTCGGCTCCGACGACGGCACAGTACGCCGCGATCGAAGCGCTTGACTCCTGTGCGAGCGATGTTCAGGAGATGGTAGACCAGTACGACCGTCGTCGACGGTTCGTCCTCTCGCGGTTCCGAGAGATCGGAATGGACGTCTTCGAGGCGAAAGGGGCGTTCTACTGCTTCCCCGAGGTGCCTGAGGGCTTTACAGCGGAAGAATTCGCCGAGGAAGTCCTTCGGGAACAGGGCGTCGCCGTCGTTCCGGGCGACGTCTTCGGCGAGGGCGGCGCAGGTCACCTGCGGATCTCGTACGCGACCGGCCTCGAGGACCTTCGAAACGCGTTAAACCGGATCGAGGCGTTCGTTGGGAACCGGAACTGA
- a CDS encoding PAS domain-containing sensor histidine kinase, with amino-acid sequence MSDRVGDTDLELLAGAGDSDAHRRCRALLSAIDDGIAIADTDGDLTDVNERAEDILGRPREALVGSSSDDSRWHLLDRNGERLEANDTPFDRIFERKKPIYDQTIGLRRPSGERVWLSVNGAPRWTGNDEFDGAVFVFEDVTGKRDVDIELEEILGRITDGFYALDEEFRFTHVNERAEELLESTEDELLGENLWEQFPEAAEIDVVRHAFDSAMETQESQSYELYYAPLDFWVKATIYPSRTGVSAYFRDVTERKEREFEREGMFRDLQESEERLRLALEAGEMGTWELDLETEESPVRSPEHDRIFGYEEPREDWSFEAFLDHVHPDDRENVERSFEDAFETGTWDVECRIIRADGEQRTIAARGEFHFDGEEDPVRTVGVVRDVTERTERERYLEEAKAQLEAATEAGAVSTWEWHIPENSFVTGASFARTFDIDPDAARNGVPIERLLTSIHEDDRTRVEDQIEAALETCGEYESEYRVWNANDEPRWVIARGHVECDDDGNAERFPGALTDITERKRAELELEKQSRELETLFRVLPVGVVVANADGSLRRANDTAREIWGGDVFDAESVEEYEKYSAVWADSGDLVGPRDWTMAQVLEGEEVTDPNVYQIETFDDERRIIMEHGMPVRDGRGDVSRAVVTLTDITERRDYEQALEERERQLSTLMENVPGMVYRCRNERGWPMEFVSDACREITGYTSEALETGEVSYGDDIMLEADRDEVWEDVQQPTGDRDTYSLSYRIETDDGERKWVRSYGRRLFDDDETVVALEGILSDISERKRLETELKESNRRLEQFAYAASHDLQEPLRMITSYLQLLETRYGDTFDEDGQEFLDYAVDGAERMREMIDALLTYSRVDTRGDPFEPVDLDAVLDDVREDLQMRIDESDAYISSGSLPRVAGDVSQLRQVFQNLLRNAIEYSGDEPPRIDVTAERDGTDWIVSVRDEGVGIDSDDTDRIFEVFQRLHTHEEHPGTGIGLALCRRIVDRHGGEIWVDTEPGDGATFSFTLPADT; translated from the coding sequence ATGAGCGATCGAGTCGGGGACACCGACTTGGAACTATTGGCGGGTGCAGGCGATTCCGATGCCCACCGGCGATGTCGCGCACTGCTATCCGCTATCGATGACGGAATCGCGATCGCCGACACAGACGGTGATCTGACGGACGTAAACGAGCGAGCCGAGGATATCCTCGGGAGACCTCGAGAAGCGCTTGTCGGTTCCTCATCCGACGATTCGCGCTGGCACCTCCTTGACCGAAACGGCGAGCGACTCGAGGCGAACGATACCCCGTTCGATCGAATTTTCGAGCGGAAGAAGCCGATATACGACCAGACGATTGGTCTTCGCCGTCCATCCGGGGAGCGCGTCTGGCTGTCGGTCAACGGGGCACCGCGGTGGACCGGGAACGACGAATTCGACGGCGCCGTTTTCGTTTTCGAAGACGTGACCGGGAAACGAGACGTCGATATAGAACTCGAAGAAATTCTCGGACGGATAACCGACGGCTTCTACGCCCTCGACGAGGAGTTTCGGTTCACGCACGTCAACGAACGGGCCGAGGAACTGCTCGAGTCGACCGAGGACGAACTCCTCGGAGAGAATCTGTGGGAGCAGTTCCCTGAGGCTGCCGAAATCGACGTTGTGAGGCACGCCTTCGATTCGGCGATGGAAACGCAAGAGTCCCAGAGTTACGAACTCTACTACGCTCCACTCGACTTCTGGGTCAAGGCGACCATCTATCCCTCCCGGACCGGCGTGTCGGCGTATTTTCGAGACGTTACTGAGCGCAAGGAACGCGAATTCGAACGTGAGGGGATGTTTCGAGACTTGCAAGAAAGCGAAGAGCGGTTACGTCTCGCACTCGAGGCCGGGGAGATGGGGACGTGGGAACTCGACCTGGAAACCGAGGAATCGCCGGTCCGGTCGCCCGAACACGACCGCATTTTCGGCTACGAGGAACCGCGGGAGGACTGGAGCTTCGAGGCCTTTCTCGATCACGTCCATCCGGACGACCGCGAGAACGTAGAACGGAGCTTCGAGGATGCATTCGAGACGGGGACGTGGGATGTCGAGTGTCGAATCATCCGAGCAGACGGCGAGCAACGGACGATCGCGGCCAGGGGAGAATTTCATTTCGACGGCGAGGAGGACCCGGTTCGTACAGTGGGTGTGGTCCGAGATGTCACCGAACGGACGGAACGTGAACGCTATCTGGAGGAGGCGAAGGCGCAACTCGAAGCCGCGACCGAAGCCGGCGCGGTCAGTACCTGGGAGTGGCACATACCGGAGAATTCGTTCGTCACCGGGGCCTCCTTTGCTCGAACGTTCGACATCGATCCGGACGCGGCACGCAACGGGGTCCCAATCGAACGATTGCTGACGTCGATCCACGAGGACGACCGCACCCGTGTCGAAGACCAGATCGAAGCGGCCCTCGAAACCTGTGGGGAATACGAATCCGAGTATCGAGTCTGGAACGCAAACGACGAGCCCCGGTGGGTCATCGCACGCGGACACGTCGAGTGTGACGACGATGGCAACGCCGAGCGATTCCCCGGGGCGCTTACCGACATCACGGAGCGAAAGCGAGCCGAACTCGAACTCGAGAAACAGTCGCGGGAACTCGAGACGCTGTTTCGAGTGCTCCCCGTTGGCGTCGTCGTCGCGAACGCGGACGGCTCACTGCGCAGAGCGAACGACACCGCCAGGGAAATCTGGGGCGGCGACGTCTTCGATGCGGAATCGGTAGAGGAGTACGAAAAGTATTCCGCGGTGTGGGCGGACTCCGGTGACCTGGTCGGACCGAGAGACTGGACGATGGCGCAGGTGCTCGAAGGCGAGGAAGTGACGGACCCGAACGTCTACCAAATCGAGACGTTCGACGACGAACGGCGAATCATCATGGAGCACGGAATGCCGGTCCGAGACGGACGCGGCGATGTGAGCCGTGCGGTCGTTACGCTCACAGACATCACCGAACGTCGGGATTACGAACAGGCCCTCGAGGAACGCGAACGCCAGCTGTCGACGCTGATGGAAAACGTTCCGGGAATGGTCTATCGCTGTCGCAACGAACGAGGCTGGCCAATGGAATTCGTCAGCGATGCTTGCCGTGAGATCACCGGGTACACATCGGAGGCTCTGGAAACGGGGGAGGTATCCTACGGTGACGACATCATGCTGGAAGCGGATCGCGACGAGGTGTGGGAGGACGTCCAGCAACCAACGGGCGACCGCGATACCTATTCGCTCAGTTATCGGATCGAAACCGACGACGGCGAACGCAAGTGGGTTCGATCGTACGGCCGCCGTCTCTTCGACGACGATGAGACCGTCGTCGCCCTCGAGGGAATACTCTCCGACATCAGCGAGCGAAAACGTCTGGAGACCGAACTCAAAGAGTCGAACCGCCGACTCGAGCAATTTGCTTACGCCGCTTCCCACGACTTACAAGAGCCGCTTCGTATGATTACGAGCTATCTGCAGTTGCTCGAGACGCGATACGGTGACACGTTCGACGAGGACGGCCAGGAATTTCTCGACTATGCCGTCGACGGAGCCGAACGGATGCGCGAGATGATCGATGCACTGCTTACGTACTCGCGTGTCGACACGCGCGGTGATCCGTTCGAACCGGTCGATTTAGACGCCGTGCTCGACGACGTCCGGGAGGATCTGCAGATGCGAATCGACGAAAGCGACGCTTACATCTCGTCAGGTTCCCTTCCTCGAGTGGCGGGCGACGTCAGCCAGTTGCGTCAGGTCTTTCAGAACCTCCTGCGAAATGCGATCGAATACAGCGGCGATGAACCACCGCGGATCGACGTCACCGCCGAGCGGGACGGCACCGACTGGATCGTCTCGGTCCGCGACGAGGGAGTCGGAATCGATTCGGACGACACGGATCGTATTTTCGAGGTGTTTCAGCGGCTGCATACGCACGAGGAACATCCCGGTACCGGCATCGGACTCGCGCTCTGCCGACGCATCGTCGATCGTCACGGCGGTGAGATCTGGGTCGACACGGAACCGGGCGACGGTGCGACGTTCTCGTTTACGCTGCCCGCCGACACGTGA
- a CDS encoding winged helix-turn-helix transcriptional regulator yields the protein MSSPQTKSRDGSADACPVIASLEQIGSRWRLAVLHELLDGEQRFNELKRSTGANARTLSRVLDDLGEMGFVERRIEEDAPIATFYSLTDKGESLAPVFDEIECWATTWLEEEALES from the coding sequence ATGTCATCTCCACAAACAAAATCCCGCGACGGAAGCGCGGATGCCTGTCCTGTCATCGCCTCCCTCGAGCAGATCGGGTCCCGGTGGCGACTCGCAGTCCTTCACGAACTGCTAGACGGTGAGCAACGATTCAACGAACTCAAACGATCGACCGGCGCGAACGCGCGCACCCTCTCGCGCGTCCTCGACGATCTCGGCGAGATGGGATTCGTCGAACGTCGCATCGAAGAGGACGCCCCTATCGCCACCTTCTACAGCCTCACCGACAAGGGCGAATCGCTCGCACCGGTCTTCGACGAAATCGAGTGTTGGGCCACCACCTGGCTCGAAGAAGAAGCACTCGAGTCCTGA
- a CDS encoding ABC transporter ATP-binding protein has protein sequence MAILEVDGFRKEYDGFVAVEGNSFTIERGEVFGVVGPNGAGKTTTLKMLAGLIEPSAGTAVVAGHTPGEPAMQRRLGFLPEESPLYEEMTAVDYLEFFADLYDVPGDVARERIHDLLDRLDLEHRDRQIGNMSKGMQRKVAIARALVNDPDVLIFDEPASGLDPLTTNYIIEFTRELSDEGKTIVFSAHNLFHVESICDRIVIMNDGRIVARGTLEAIRDAHGGTEYHVSATVDGSDGLEATARLIDVTRENGRVRHVVGDITAVDQIREAVEEAGGRVTDIQTKTPSLEEIFLEVAREPDTEAEA, from the coding sequence ATGGCGATACTCGAAGTGGATGGCTTTCGGAAGGAGTACGACGGCTTCGTCGCCGTCGAGGGGAACTCCTTTACGATCGAGCGCGGAGAGGTTTTCGGCGTCGTCGGGCCGAACGGCGCTGGGAAGACGACGACGCTGAAGATGCTGGCAGGGTTGATCGAACCCTCCGCGGGCACGGCCGTCGTCGCAGGCCACACCCCGGGGGAGCCTGCGATGCAGCGTCGGCTCGGCTTTCTCCCCGAAGAGTCGCCGCTGTACGAGGAAATGACCGCGGTCGACTACCTCGAGTTCTTCGCCGACCTGTACGACGTTCCCGGCGACGTCGCCCGCGAGCGAATCCACGACTTGCTGGATCGACTCGACCTCGAGCACCGCGACAGGCAGATCGGGAACATGTCGAAGGGGATGCAACGGAAGGTCGCCATCGCGCGAGCGCTGGTAAACGATCCAGACGTTCTGATCTTCGACGAACCGGCGTCGGGACTGGATCCGTTGACGACCAACTACATCATCGAGTTCACCCGCGAACTGAGCGACGAGGGAAAGACGATCGTCTTCAGCGCGCACAACCTCTTTCACGTCGAGAGCATCTGCGATCGGATCGTCATCATGAACGACGGCCGGATCGTCGCCCGCGGGACGCTCGAGGCGATCAGGGACGCCCACGGCGGAACCGAGTACCACGTTTCTGCGACGGTCGACGGGAGTGACGGTCTCGAAGCGACGGCGAGGCTGATCGACGTGACTCGTGAAAACGGCAGGGTTCGCCACGTGGTCGGCGATATAACCGCCGTCGACCAGATACGGGAAGCCGTCGAGGAAGCGGGCGGCCGCGTGACCGACATCCAGACGAAGACGCCGAGCCTCGAGGAAATCTTCCTCGAGGTGGCACGCGAACCGGACACGGAGGCCGAGGCGTGA